Proteins encoded in a region of the Megalops cyprinoides isolate fMegCyp1 chromosome 3, fMegCyp1.pri, whole genome shotgun sequence genome:
- the rsph4a gene encoding radial spoke head protein 6 homolog A — MLPNEDQKMEPPGEVLNNQTEQAAICFKAFMLKNSTKSNLNLYDHLVRLLTKVMDERPENAVDVIEDMSREVKRAGLRDTQGTLRDTPTISAAQLLAEQQRALFSRGGGDEAETEEELVETPLPNVAELSFYLEQAGVGLGREETQRISLALKQLVDTQPLQRCRFWGKILGTEGNYLVAEVEYREGEEEEEGSAQEEGAEEDAKEGGDNDEGEEEEEAQEIDPLPISTYKPPPVVPKEENRTGVNKFTYFVCREPGLPWVRLPAVTPAQITAARQIRHFFTGNLDAAIVAYPPFPGNEANYLRAQIARISAGTQVSPLGFYQFGEEEGEEEEETARDSFEENPDFEGIPVPEMVDSLSNWVHHIQHILQQGRCVWVNLAEKPEEDFEEEAEEEEKEEEPDEPEPEVGPPLLTPLSEDAEINNTPPWNSRMSSTLIPQYAVAVLRSNLWPGAYAYATGKKFENIYIGWGLKFVGEGYTPPVPPAPQHEYPSGEEITEALDPSLEEEQAMRAALEEQRAAQEEAEEMEGDEEEEEEDD, encoded by the exons ATGTTACCTAACGAAGATCAGAAGATGGAGCCCCCAGGGGAAGTACTGAATAACCAGACGGAACAGGCGGCGATTTGCTTCAAAGCTTTTATGCTTAAGAACAGCACGAAGTCAAACCTCAATCT gtaTGACCACTTGGTGCGCTTGCTGACCAAGGTGATGGACGAGCGGCCGGAGAATGCCGTGGACGTGATCGAGGACATGAGCCGGGAGGTGAAGCGGGCGGGGCTGCGGGACACTCAGGGCACCCTGCGGGACACGCCTACCATCTCCGCCGCCCAGCTGCTGGCTGagcagcagagggcgctgttcTCCCGGGGGGGCGGAGATGAGGCTGAGACGGAGGAAGAACTG GTAGAGACTCCCCTTCCCAATGTGGCTGAGCTGAGCTTTTACCTGGAGCAGGCTGGGGTGGGCCTGGGCCGGGAGGAGACGCAGCGGATCTCCCTGGCGCTCAAGCAGCTGGTGgacacacagccactgcagcgCTGTCGCTTCTGGGGCAAAATTCTGGGCACAGAGGGAAACTACCTGGTGGCAGAGGTGGagtacagagagggggaggaggaggaggagggcagtgcacaggaggagggggcagaggaggaCGCAAAAGAGGGCGGGGACAACgatgagggggaggaggaggaggaggcacaGGAG ATCGACCCTCTCCCTATATCCACCTATAAGCCGCCCCCTGTGGTGCCAAAGGAGGAGAACCGCACCGGGGTGAACAAGTTCACGTACTTTGTGTGCCGAGAGCCGGGGCTGCCCTGGGTGAGGCTGCCCGCGGTCACGCCAGCCCAGATCACCGCCGCCCGCCAGATCCGCCACTTCTTCACCGGTAACCTGGACGCCGCTATCGTCGCATACCCCCCGTTCCCCGGCAACGAGGCCAACTACCTGCGGGCCCAGATCGCCCGCATCTCGGCCGGCACGCAGGTCAGCCCGCTGGGGTTCTACCAGtttggggaggaggagggcgaggaggaggaggagacggcTCGAGACAGCTTCGAGGAGAACCCAGATTTCGAGGGCATCCCGGTCCCTGAGATGGTGGACTCGCTGTCCAACTGGGTGCACCACATCCAGCACATCCTGCAGCAG GGCCGCTGCGTTTGGGTCAACCTGGCTGAGAAGCCCGAGGAAGACTttgaggaagaggcagaggaggaggagaaagaggaggagccGGATGAGCCGGAGCCAGAGGTGGGGCCACCCCTGCTCACCCCGCTGTCTGAGGATGCAG AAATCAATAACACCCCTCCCTGGAACTCCAGGATGTCGTCCACCCTCATCCCCCAGTACGCAGTGGCTGTGCTGCGCTCCAACCTCTGGCCAGGGGCTTACGCCTACGCCACAGGGAA GAAGTTTGAGAACATATATATCGGCTGGGGCTTGAAATTCGTGGGAGAGGGGTACACCCCACCCGTGCCCCCGGCGCCCCAGCACGAGTACCCCAGCGGGGAGGAGATCACAGAGGCCCTTGACCCCtccctggaggaggagcaagCAATGAGGGCAGCCCTTGAGGAGCAAAGGGCAGCCCAGGAGGAGGCTGAGGAAatggagggagatgaggaggaggaggaggaagatgactGA